The following proteins are co-located in the Natator depressus isolate rNatDep1 chromosome 4, rNatDep2.hap1, whole genome shotgun sequence genome:
- the CCKAR gene encoding cholecystokinin receptor type A isoform X2, which translates to MEIVDDSLLENGTNISAFLCDIVMENDTFFCVDDSPHPAKDLHQTVRILLYSLIFLLSVVGNTLVIIVLIRNKRMRTVTNIFLLSLAVSDLMLCLFCMPFTLIPNLLKDFIFGSAVCKTATYFMGVSVSVSTFNLVAISLERYSAICKPLQSRVWQTKSHALKVIAATWCLSFTIMSPYPIYSKLVPFTKYNNSTANMCRLLWPSDVIQQSWYIFLLLILFLIPGIVMMIAYGLISLELYRGIKFDVNQRKSSRERKASTSSNKYEDGDGCYLQKTKKKRKMPLQQLSATSSTKIDRVRSNSSTANLMAKKLVIRMLMVIVILFFLCWTPIFSVNAWRAFDTTSADQLLSGAPISFIHLLSYTSACVNPIIYCFMNKRFRMGFLATFTCCPKQKPPVVRGEIGDEEEGKTTGASLSRYSYTHMSVSAPP; encoded by the exons ATGGAAATAGTTGATGACAGCCTTCTTGAGAATGGAACCAATATTTCTGCTTTCCTGTGTGATATTGTCATGGAAAATGATACGTTTTTCTGTGTGGATGACTCACCTCATCCTGCTAAAG ATTTACATCAGACAGTTCGAATTCTGCTATATTCGTTGATATTTTTGCTCAGTGTCGTGGGGAACACACTGGTAATTATAGTGTTGATAAGAAACAAAAGGATGAGGACCGTCACTAACATATTTTTGCTGTCGCTGGCTGTCAGCGACCTAATGCTTTGCCTTTTCTGCATGCCTTTCACACTCATTCCCAACCTGCTGAAGGATTTTATATTTGGTAGTGCTGTTTGTAAAACTGCCACCTACTTCATGG gTGTTTCAGTAAGTGTATCTACGTTCAACCTGGTTGCCATATCTTTGGAGAGATACAGTGCTATTTGCAAACCCTTGCAGTCCAGGGTATGGCAGACAAAATCTCATGCCTTGAAGGTGATTGCTGCTACCTGGTGTCTCTCCTTTACCATCATGTCACCATACCCAATTTACAGCAAACTGGTGCCTTTTACAAAATATAACAACAGCACAGCTAACATGTGTCGCCTCCTTTGGCCAAGTGATGTCATTCAGCAGTCGTG GTACATTTTCCTGTTGCTCATCCTCTTTCTTATACCTGGTATTGTAATGATGATTGCATATGGCTTAATCTCTCTGGAACTATACAGGGGAATAAAGTTTGATGTCAACCAGAGAAAATCTTCACGAG AAAGGAAAGCCAGCACCAGTAGCAACAAATatgaggatggagatggatgctACCTGCAGAAAaccaaaaagaagagaaaaatgccactgcaacagctttctgccacCAGCAGCACCAAAATAGACAGGGTCAGAAGCAACAGCTCAACTGCCAACCTGATGGCCAAGAAGCTTGTCATCCGCATGCTGATGGTgattgtgattttgtttttcctttgctggacTCCCATCTTCAGTGTAAATGCCTGGCGTGCATTTGACACCACATCAGCAGACCAACTTCTCTCAGGAGCTCCTATCTCCTTTATTCATTTGCTCTCCTACACTTCTGCCTGTGTGAACCCCATCATCTACTGCTTCATGAACAAGCGCTTCCGCATGGGCTTTCTGGCCACTTTCACATGCTGTCCCAAGCAGAAGCCTCCAGTAGTAAGAGGAGAGATTGGAGATGAGGAAGAGGGGAAGACCACAGGGGCATCTCTCTCCAGGTACTCTTACACACACATGAGTGTGTCTGCTCCCCCATGA
- the CCKAR gene encoding cholecystokinin receptor type A isoform X1, whose amino-acid sequence MDISRKTDLHQTVRILLYSLIFLLSVVGNTLVIIVLIRNKRMRTVTNIFLLSLAVSDLMLCLFCMPFTLIPNLLKDFIFGSAVCKTATYFMGVSVSVSTFNLVAISLERYSAICKPLQSRVWQTKSHALKVIAATWCLSFTIMSPYPIYSKLVPFTKYNNSTANMCRLLWPSDVIQQSWYIFLLLILFLIPGIVMMIAYGLISLELYRGIKFDVNQRKSSRERKASTSSNKYEDGDGCYLQKTKKKRKMPLQQLSATSSTKIDRVRSNSSTANLMAKKLVIRMLMVIVILFFLCWTPIFSVNAWRAFDTTSADQLLSGAPISFIHLLSYTSACVNPIIYCFMNKRFRMGFLATFTCCPKQKPPVVRGEIGDEEEGKTTGASLSRYSYTHMSVSAPP is encoded by the exons ATGGATATTTCAAGAAAAACAG ATTTACATCAGACAGTTCGAATTCTGCTATATTCGTTGATATTTTTGCTCAGTGTCGTGGGGAACACACTGGTAATTATAGTGTTGATAAGAAACAAAAGGATGAGGACCGTCACTAACATATTTTTGCTGTCGCTGGCTGTCAGCGACCTAATGCTTTGCCTTTTCTGCATGCCTTTCACACTCATTCCCAACCTGCTGAAGGATTTTATATTTGGTAGTGCTGTTTGTAAAACTGCCACCTACTTCATGG gTGTTTCAGTAAGTGTATCTACGTTCAACCTGGTTGCCATATCTTTGGAGAGATACAGTGCTATTTGCAAACCCTTGCAGTCCAGGGTATGGCAGACAAAATCTCATGCCTTGAAGGTGATTGCTGCTACCTGGTGTCTCTCCTTTACCATCATGTCACCATACCCAATTTACAGCAAACTGGTGCCTTTTACAAAATATAACAACAGCACAGCTAACATGTGTCGCCTCCTTTGGCCAAGTGATGTCATTCAGCAGTCGTG GTACATTTTCCTGTTGCTCATCCTCTTTCTTATACCTGGTATTGTAATGATGATTGCATATGGCTTAATCTCTCTGGAACTATACAGGGGAATAAAGTTTGATGTCAACCAGAGAAAATCTTCACGAG AAAGGAAAGCCAGCACCAGTAGCAACAAATatgaggatggagatggatgctACCTGCAGAAAaccaaaaagaagagaaaaatgccactgcaacagctttctgccacCAGCAGCACCAAAATAGACAGGGTCAGAAGCAACAGCTCAACTGCCAACCTGATGGCCAAGAAGCTTGTCATCCGCATGCTGATGGTgattgtgattttgtttttcctttgctggacTCCCATCTTCAGTGTAAATGCCTGGCGTGCATTTGACACCACATCAGCAGACCAACTTCTCTCAGGAGCTCCTATCTCCTTTATTCATTTGCTCTCCTACACTTCTGCCTGTGTGAACCCCATCATCTACTGCTTCATGAACAAGCGCTTCCGCATGGGCTTTCTGGCCACTTTCACATGCTGTCCCAAGCAGAAGCCTCCAGTAGTAAGAGGAGAGATTGGAGATGAGGAAGAGGGGAAGACCACAGGGGCATCTCTCTCCAGGTACTCTTACACACACATGAGTGTGTCTGCTCCCCCATGA